The genomic window GCGCACGAGATCGACCGCGCGCTGCCGACGACGGAGGTTGATCTGATCGACCTCGTCGAGGAAGGCGAGGCTCGAGGCGAGACCGAGCTCCGCCGCGCGCGCCTGGAACGCCCGGATGTCCTTCGGCATGCATCCGCCGCCGAACCCGATGCCGGCGTTGAGGAACCGGCGGCCGATGCGGGCGTCGTGCCCGATCGCATCGGCGAGAGTCGTCACGTCGGCACCCGTCGCCTCGGCGATCTCGGCCATCGCGTTGATGAACGAGATCTTGGTGGCGAGGAAGGAGTTGGCGGCGATCTTCACCAGCTCCGCCGTCGCGTGATCGGTCACGATGCGCGGGATGCCCCGCTCGAGCGACCGCGCGTAGACCGCGTCGAGCACCCCGACGCTCGTCTCATCCCCCTCGGCGACGCCGTAGACGACACGATCGGGGGCCACCGTGTCGGAGACCGCACGGCCCTCCCGCAGGAACTCGGGGTTCCACACGAGCCGGGCCCCCGCCGACTCGATGCGGGCGGCGAGACGCCCGGCCGTCCCGACGGGGACGGTGGACTTGCCGACGACCACGTCGCCGGCGGAGAGGTGCGGCAGAAGACCGTCGACGGCCGCGTCGACGAAGGAGACGTCGGCGGCCGTCCCCCCGGCGACCTGAGGCGTGCCGACCGTGATGAAGTGCACGCTCGCCGAGGCGGCGTCGGCGATGTCGGTGCTGAAGCGCAGCCGACCGGGCGGGTGGGCGAGCAGTTCGGGCAGGCCCGGCTCGAAGAAGGGCGCGCGGCCGGCGGAGAGCATCCGCACCTTCTCCTCGTCGCGATCGATGCCGACGACCTCATGGCCGGCGTCGGCCATGCACGCGGCGTGCACGGCGCCGAGGTACCCGCAGCCGATGACGGAGATTCGCACGGGGCGACGCTAGGCAGGCCCGGTGAACGGGCGGCGACCTCCGGGGCAACGCCCGGCGCCGGTCAGCGCGCGCGCTGGCGCCCCGCCGACGGCAGGACGCTCGTCGCCGCGGTCGGGCGGCGCTGCGCGGCGACGGAGGAGGTGCTCGCCTCCACGAGGTCGCCGAGCGCCTCCTGGACGAGCAGCGCGCGCGGGGCATCCCGCAGCAC from Microcella daejeonensis includes these protein-coding regions:
- a CDS encoding UDP-glucose dehydrogenase family protein; the encoded protein is MRISVIGCGYLGAVHAACMADAGHEVVGIDRDEEKVRMLSAGRAPFFEPGLPELLAHPPGRLRFSTDIADAASASVHFITVGTPQVAGGTAADVSFVDAAVDGLLPHLSAGDVVVGKSTVPVGTAGRLAARIESAGARLVWNPEFLREGRAVSDTVAPDRVVYGVAEGDETSVGVLDAVYARSLERGIPRIVTDHATAELVKIAANSFLATKISFINAMAEIAEATGADVTTLADAIGHDARIGRRFLNAGIGFGGGCMPKDIRAFQARAAELGLASSLAFLDEVDQINLRRRQRAVDLVREELGPLERRRIAVLGLAFKPDSDDVRDSPALEIACRLRALGATVTATDPEAITTARRSAPEIEYAVGVRAAVHGADAIVVATEWPQFRALVPAEVARWTAARVIIDGRNCLDAEAWRAAGFRYRGLGRS